The following is a genomic window from Chryseobacterium sp. StRB126.
CGCAAAGTTTTTGAGTAAGATGTTTTAGATTCGTTCGCAAGGGCGTTTCACTCAGCAATGTGGATGGTGTATTTATTTCTTAGCTGAACGAAGTGCCTTTGCGATCGGTAATAAAGCATTACAAAAAATTATCTTTGTGCTCTCTGCGTTTAAGAAAATCAGAATAAGTAATTAAGTAAAAGGCTGGGAGCTGGAGGCTGGAAGTTACTGTCAGCCTGATGATTTCTGGAAGTTTTTTAACGCAGTGTTCGCAAGGCTTTTGGGTGTGATGTTTTAGATTCGTTCGCAATGGCGTTCCACTCAGCAAGGTGTAAAATGTAATGAGTTCTTAGCTGAACGAAGTGCCTTTGCGATCGGTAATAAAGCGCTGCAAAAAATTATCTTTGTGCTCTCTGCGTTTAAGAAAATCAGAATAAGTAATTAAGTAAAAGGCTGGGAGCTGGAAGTTACTGTCAGCCTGATGATTTCTGGAAATTTTTTAACGCAGTGTTCGCAAAGTTTTTGAGTAAGATGTTTTAGATTCGTTCGCAAGGGCGTTCCACTCAGCAAGGTAGCGGTGTAGATATTTCTTGGCTGAACGAAGTGCCTTTGCGAACTAATATAAAGCACTGCAAAAAATTATCTTTGTGCTCTCTGCGTTTGTAGAAAAATAATAATCATTTTAAAAATTAATAAAGAGGTCTGTCTGTTGTTTTATAACCTGCTAGAACTTCCAGCTTCCAGCCTCCCTCTTCCAATCTTAGTCTTAAACTATCATTTCTTTTCATTTGTCAAGTGATAGATTGAAATTTGTCATCCATCTTTGCTAAAAATAATTTCATGAACAAAAAACATATAGTAGTTGTTGGATTAGGAGGTGTAGGTGGATATTTCGGTTTTAAAATTAACCAGATAAATGAGACTTCCGGAAAATATACTGTTTCCTTTGTAGCAAGGGGCGAAACTTATGATAAAGTAAAAGAAAACGGATTGGTTTTACTTTCACCAGAACACTCCAACAATCGTACTCATCCAAATGCAATAGAACAGAATATCAGTGATCTTAAAAATCCTGATCTTGTCCTGATCTGTGTAAAGGAATATGATCTGGAGAATGTCTGCAGACAGCTGAAAGAAGTGATTACTAAAGATACAATTCTGCTTCCTATGATGAACGGAGCAGATATTTACGACAGAATCCGAAAAATAATTCCGGATCATGTTATTCTGCCAACCTGTATTTATGTGGCTTCTCATATTAAAGAAAGAGGAACGGTGGAGCATAAAGGAAAAGCAGGAAAGATGATTGTAGGAAGAGATCCTGAGCATTTTTCAAGTGATATTGTATGGGTAACGGATCTTCTTCAGGAAAGCAAAATTGATTTTGATTTTAAAGACAATTCTACAACAGATATCTGGACTAAGTTTATCTTCATTGCAAGCTTTGGACTGGTAACCGCCAAGCATAATTCATCTATTGGAACTGTTTGTACTGATGAAGAACAAAAACAGGAAGCAACAGAGATTATGAAGGAAATAAAGCAGATTGCAAATCAAAAAGAAATTCATCTTGCTGAAGATATTATTGAAAAAACCTTTGAAAAAGCGTCTACATTTCCTTTTGAAACGCCTACATCTTTGCAGCTGGATATTCATTCCGGAAAAAAAGAGAATGAGCTGGAGCTGTTTGCCGGAGCGGTTTTGAAATATGGTAAAGAGGTGAATATGGAGACTCCCTATACTGAAAAGATTTATAATGAGATTAAAGAAAAATAAGTTTCGGCTAAAGCCGGTTGAATTGGAATATCATAAAAAGGCGGGTTAAAACCTGCCTCTATTGATTGAATAGAAATTTAGCAGCATTATTAAAAATGATGTGTTTATGTAGTTAATTTAGAATGGCAGAATACTTATAGGAATGTATAGTTTAGAATTAAGCTCCATGCATGAACTTCTGCCGGTCTAACAAAACTTCTTCTGTTTCTCTATGATCAGGATCATCAATACAGCAGTCTACCGGGCATACCGCCTTACATTGAGGCTCTTCATGAAACCCCTTACATTCGGTACATTTTCCGGATACAATATAATAAACATCATCAGAAACCGCCGGATTATAGGTTGCTGCGTCTCCTTCTGTACCATCCGGGAAGTTAATATGACCCGAAAGTTTCGTTTTATCCTGCCAACGCCAGTCGATGGCTCCTTCGTAAATGGCTGAATTAGGGCACTCAGGTTCACAGGCACCACAGTTGATGCAGGCATCTGTTATTTTAATAGCCATATGCTTTATTTTTAAAATGTTGTAAAAAAGGGATTCCTTCAACGTACTGTTTTAGAAATCCCTACTAAACTTAATTAAAACAGTTCCAACAATTTATTACATCATAAACTGTGCAAACTTGTATTTTGAATCTGTTAATTTGCCGCAATTTCTATGGCAAGGCCATCCATTTGGGCTGTCAGATAGATTTGACAGGCTAACCTGCTGGTTTCATTGGAAGTAAAGAGTTCCGAAAGAAGTGCATCCTCCACATCACTTTTTTCAGACAATGATGCTGCATTGTTCAGAATAAAACAATGACAGGTGGCACACATCGCCATTCAGCCGCACATGGCTTCCATAGGGAGTTCATAGGCTTTACAGATATCTTTTAAAGTGAGTCCCATCTCCAGTGGGCAGATCAGGGTATATTCAATACCGGTCTGATCTGTCACTGTGATTGTAATTTCATCTTTCATGGTTATTAGTCAATTGTTGCTACTACTTGCTTTTCTGCCTGCTTCTTTGTTCCGTCAAAACCTTCGATGCCGCTTACCGTAGTATATTTCAGAACAAACTTTTTATTAGGATTCAGTCGCTGGTAAATGCTTTGGCAGGCAATAGCCGCTTCATGGAACCCACATAAAATCAGCTTCATTTTAAAAGGATAGGTATTAATGTCTCCTACAGCATAAACCCCACCGATATTCGTCTGGAAATCTGTGCTGTTATCCACTTTAATGGCATTCTTTTCCAGTTCCAGCCCCCATTCTACTAGAGGGCCAAGCTTAGGAACCAATCCAAATAAAGGAATGAAATAATCGGTATCAATAGTTTGAATAGCACCTTCTTTTTCTACTACAATTTCCTGTAGTGAACCTTCTCCTTTAATACCGATAACTTCTGCCGGAGTAATCAGATTGATCTTTCTTTCATGCTTTAATTTTTTCACTTTTTCTACAGAATCCAGAGCTCCTCTGAATTCATTTCGCCTGTGAATTAGTGTTAATGAGGAAGCTATTTCTGCTAAATGTATCGTCCAGTCCAGGGCAGAATCGCCACCACCGGCAATCACCACACGTTTTCCGGCATAATCCTCCGGACGTTTGATGAAATAATTGACACCGCAGTCTTCATACAAAGAAATATTTTCAATAGGCGGTTTTTTAGGCTCGAAACTTCCGAGGCCTCCGGCAATAACAACCGCCTTAGCTCTGTGTTTTGTCCCTTTATCGGTAATCACTTCAAATAAGTTTTCTTCCAGCTTCAGAAGATGTACAGCCGTTTCATAAAGGGTAAATCCGGGTTCAAACTGTTTGATCTGTTCATATAAATTATCAACCAGTTCACCAGCCAATACACTCGGGAATCCGGGAATATCAAATATGGGCTTCTTGGGATATAATTCTGATAACTGGCCTCCCATCTGTGGCAATGCATCAATAATATGGCAGTGCATTTTGAGAAGGCCGGCTTCAAAAACCGTAAATAACCCTACAGGGCCGGCACCAATGATCAGTATATCTGTTTCTATCATGTTATGATTGGTTTATTATCTTTTTTTCAATTTTCTTTGTGGTGGCTATGTTGATAAGCTTATCCAGTTTACTGGTATAGAATGCTGAGATCTGTTTAGGATTTTCATTATCAAATAAGAAAGTTCTGAGAATCGGAACACTGAAGGGAAGCGGCCATGCCCGTAATGACTTAGCAATAGCATCCATCGCATTAATTCCCTGCATGGCCTGTAAACCATCTGCCCAGCACACCAGTCCTATAGTTTTGTCTGTAAGATAAGGCTCATAAGAATTGGCAGTTACTTCCAGCCAATCCAGGCAGTTTTTCATCACTCCCGGAATGCTTCCGTGATAGAGTGGGGCCAGCCAGAAGTGAAAATCAGCATCCTGAAATAGTTGAGTCATTCGTTCCACAGCCAAAGGGGTTTTGGTGAGTGTGACATCAAATAAAGGAATCCCGGAATCTGCGAGCGTAAAAATATCAGTGCGGATCCCGAGCGCTTCCAGCTGTTCTGATAGATAAGCAGAGATCAGTCCGGAAGTAGACTCTGTTCTTCTTTCCAGAGATCCGTTGAATATGATTGCTTTCATTTTGTTTTATTTTTTGAAAATTACTTTTGGAAGTCCTATTTCGCCGTACATCAGGCTTTTCACCAAAGGTTTTAAAAGTTCAGTAGCTAATACATAAAGGGCCGGATCATGAGAATTACTTGCTCTCACAACAACTTTCTGATCTTTAAAATGTTTTAGATCTGCATAGGTCATACGGCGTTTCCAAAGATCAAGCAATACCGTTTCGGCACTCTTTAAATCTACATAAACGGCATACGGGGATAGCTTTTCCATAAGAAGCATATAGGCCCAAGGGGGAATGATAGCATCAGTAGAACAAATAATTCCGACAGCCTTGTTTTGATACACAGAATAATCTGCTGCCGAAATGGATTCTTTAAATTCCTTTTCCTTGACAATCATTCCCATAAAAAGATGGTCTTTAATATCTAATTCTACAATTTCTGTAGTGGGCTTATAATCTAAAAAGTCAAAAGCAATAATGCCTGAAGCAGCTGCTTTATTGACGAAAACCTGAGTATCCATTGCTTCTGTTTTATCCTGAAATATTGTGTATTATCTTATTTTTGAAAGAGCTTCTTCATATTTTTTCTCTACCGATGTCCAGTCTAATACAGACCAGAATGAATCCAGATAATCTGCTCTTTTGTTCTGATAAGCCAGATAATAGGCGTGTTCCCAAACATCAATTCCAAGGATTGGAAAGCCTCTGTTCACCGGAAGAACATCCATCATAGGATTGTCCTGATTGGGAGTAGAGCTTACCGCAAGAGAACCATTGAATTTTACAAACAACCAGACCCAGCCTGATCCGAATTGTCCAAGCCCAGCCTTTTTCATTTCAGCCTTAAGTTCATCCAGGCTTCCAAAAGTGGAGATGATCGTTTCATTCAGTTTTCCTTCGGGAGTTAATTTGGGTTGAGGAGAAAGGATTTCCCAAAATAAAGAATGATTGAAGTGCCCACCGCCATTATTTCTCACTGCCGGACTGTATTCGCTGATTCTTTGTAGTAAAGAATTGAGATCCGGATTGGTTTCATTGGTTTGTTCCAGTGCTGCATTCAGGTTATCTACATAAGCCTGATGGTGACGCTGGTGATGAATAGTCATTGTATTTTTATCTATAAATGGTTCCAGCGCATCATACGCATAGGATAACTGAGGTAGTGTAAATGGTTTCATTGCATTTATTTTTAATTAATGTAGGACAAAGGTAGAAATTTATTTTAATAAAACAACTTATTGGTTGTTTTATTGATTTGGAAATTTTTATTTTTAATGTATTGTAAAACAGTGTTTTGATTTGTTTATTTGAAGATTATAGAAAATGACTATCTTTGTTGTTGAAAAATAAAACAACCTAAATATTGTCAAATGAAGAAACCGGCAGGAGATCGCATTCTGATGTTTTTAAAGATGAGAGGGGAAGCCACTTCACTTCTGATTGCTAAAGAGTTATCCATCACAAAAGAAGGAGCGAGAAAGCATTTGCTAAACCTTGCAGAAGCCGGATTGATTGAACCGACAATGAAAAGTGAAGGAGTAGGCCGTCCTTCTACTTACTATACTCTTACAGATAAAGGTTTGGCGCAGTTTCCGGATACTCATGCGGAAGTAACGGTTCAGCTTTTACAATCTGTAAAAAATCTTTTGGGAGAAAATGCACTGGATCTGTTGATTACCGATCGTGAGAAGAATACCTATGAACGTTATGAAAAGGCTATTTCTAAGACTAAAACCCTAGAGGAGCGTCTTGAAGTTCTTGCCGAAGCCAGAAGCAAAGAAGGGTATATGGCAGAATGGAAAAAAGAAGGCAAAGAATATTTTCTGATTGAAAACCATTGTCCTATTTGTGCTGCTGCTACGGAATGCCAGGGATTTTGCCGGGCGGAACTTTCAAATTTTCAATCACTGATTGGGAGTGAATATACCGTGGAAAGGGTAGACCATATTATTTCAGGAGGACAGCGTTGTGTGTATAAAATAAGTCAGTAATATTTCATCATTAAAATTTATTTTCAATATGGCTCTAAAGGCAGTAATTTTTGATATGGACGGAGTTCTTGTGGACTCAGAAGGTTTCTGGGCAAAAGCAGAACGGGAAGTATTTTCATCCTATGGAGTTCAGATCACAGATGAGCTGGCTGCACAGACGAAATATATGACTACGAAACAGGTAACAGAGTTCTGGTATGGGCGATTTCCTTGGGAAAACCTTGATGTACCTACTTTGGAACAGGAAGTAGTCTCCAGAGTTATTGAGCTCATCCGATCTGAGGACTGTACCATGTCCGGAATTCAGGAATTTATTAAGGATATTAAAAGTAAAGAATATAAGATAGGGCTGGCTACGAACGCTCCTTTACGTGTTGCCGATGCTGTTCTTGAAAAGCTTCAGGTTCGGGATTATTTTGATACTGTTCACTCCTCCGAATTTGAAGAGCAGGGCAAACCTTATCCTGCTGTATATCTTAGTTCTGCCCGGCAATTGGGAATCCCGCCTGAATATTGTATTGCCATTGAAGACAGCCATTCCGGATTGAAAGCGGCTAAAGCTGCCGGGATGAAAACTGTTGTTTTTACCAATAATGTTGAAATCATAAACTTTGAGCATGCAGATTATAAAATCCTGAATTTTGAATCAGCTCAGCTGCCTGCCTTCTAAATGGGTAGAATATTTACTTTCATTTTCTTCCTTACAATCAATATTTCGTAAGAATTTCCATCAGCATCAGAATAGAAATTAATTTTTTGGAAGATTGATAATCCGGATTGAGCTGTTCTCGGATTTCCCCCAGAGCCTTACTCAGTTTGTTGCTTACAGTTTTGTTGCTTATCCCCAGTTCTTCTGCCGTTTCCTGAACAGACATATTTCTTCGGATTCTCATTTCATACACCTGTTGTTCGGTGGGGGGAAGCTGTGAAACCACTTTATCAATCATGGATAATAAAGCACTGATTTCATTTTCTTCCAGAATTTCAAAATACTCAGTGTCTGATGCATCTATTTCTGCAGGGATATCAAATTCATCAATACTCAATGTTGGAGGTATTTTTTTAAAGCTGTTGTAGTAATCCAGAATCCGGTAATGCAGATGCCGAAGCAGATAGCCTTTTGCACTTCCTGATTCATCCGTTTGTATCATCTCTGTATTCTCAAGGATCTTTATCCATAAATTCTGAAGCAGTTCTTCGGAAACTTCCTTATCCTTTGTCCGCACAAAAACGAAACGGTACAAACTATCCCAGTACCGGTCATACATCAGCATAAATGCAGGTCTGTCACCTGATTTTATTTTCTTTAATAAAGTAGAATCTGTTAGGCTCATATTACTGCAACAAAATTACCTAAAGGAAAATTAACTTTTTGTGAACTTTAATTATGGTAAGGTTAAATATTTCTGATGAATATCCCTTAATTGTGAATTTAATGTTTAATAAATGTAAAATAGATTGAAAAATCTCAAGACGGTGATATGAATATGAACTGAATGTTAAAAATGCGTTGGGGAAGTTTCTCATTTTCATAGTCTTATTGATAGAAGTATCGGTGAATACTATGAAATATTTTATGAAACGTTTTAATTATAAAAATATCGAGGCCTTTGTTTTCAGACTCTGGACACGTGAAGTTTCAGAGGAAAAGATCTCTGAAAAAGAAAAGGAAATTTTAAAGAAATGGCAGACTCTTGCAGAAAAAGATCTGGATGAAGTTCATCTGCAGGAATCTAAAAAAAGAGTGCTGAGTGGCTTGGAGCATTATTTCGTTCCTTATGAAAAAGCAGAATACAGAAATAGGTTTCAGAAGAATGTCTATAAAATTGCCGCTGTCATTATTTTGCTTTTGACATTGGGCGGAGTTTTCACTTATCATACATTCATTAAGCCGGATGTTTATCTTGCTGTATTGGAAAACAGGACCGTTCATCTGGAAGACGGATCTGTAGTAACCTTATTACCCGGAGCAGAACTTACGGTAGCAAAATCATTTCCTGCCTCTACCAGAGTAGTCAATTTAAAAGGAGATGCTATTTTTTCCATAGCCAAATCTAAAACTCATCCTTTTATTGTTCATGCTGAGGGTTTCAGTACGAAAGTATTGGGAACGGTATTTAAAGTTTCCCAATCCGGGAAGAAAAAAGCAGTAGATCTTTATGAAGGAAAAGTGGCCGTATCTTCAGCGGGAGTACCTGTTTCTTATCTGAAACCCAATCAGAAATGGACGAATCTGGGGGTTGCCCGTACAACAGCTATTATTTCATTTGCTCCCGATGGAGTTTCAGGAAAGCAGCATCCTAAGTTATTGTCTTTAAGTTTTAACGATGTTTCTCTAAAAGAAGTGATTACAGTGCTGGAAGGCAATTATGGTACAAAAATTCATTATCCGAAAGAAGCTGAAGACAAAAAGATTACAGCAGATTTTACAGGAGGAACTGTGAGCGAAAATATAGAAGCATTAGCCTTTATCCTGGGGTTTGAAGTTCAGAAAAACGATAATGCCTACATCCTGAAATAATAACGATCAAAAAACAAATAATCAGATAATCTTAATGAAAAGAGAACACTTACGTATGAAAAGTTTGAAATGTGGTTTTACCATAGCAGCCTTATTTTTTACTGTTGCAGCAGAAGCACAGGAATTGGTTCAGAAAGTGTCATTTTCTGTTCCAGCAAGCAGACCATTAATTGAAGTTTTAGAAGAGTTTGCCGGAAAAACAGGGATGAGACTGGCCTATTCAAAATTTGATATCAAAGAGCTGAAGGTAAAAGGGATAAAATGTGAAAATTCTACGATCAATAGTTGCCTGAAAGATATTACCAATGGACTTCCTGTAGTATATCGTTTACAGGGAGATCTTATTTCAATAAAATATGAAGGATCTGTTAGTTCTGTACCGGGAAACGGGCGTATATCAGGGAAAATAGTGGATGAAGTGGGAAATCCAGTTGCAGGAGCAGAGGTGAATATTGCAGGGAAAACAACGGTAACAGATAATAATGGAGATTTCTCTCTGGATCTTCCTTCGGGACTTTATAATATGATGGTGAAAGCGCCTAAATAT
Proteins encoded in this region:
- a CDS encoding FecR family protein encodes the protein MKRFNYKNIEAFVFRLWTREVSEEKISEKEKEILKKWQTLAEKDLDEVHLQESKKRVLSGLEHYFVPYEKAEYRNRFQKNVYKIAAVIILLLTLGGVFTYHTFIKPDVYLAVLENRTVHLEDGSVVTLLPGAELTVAKSFPASTRVVNLKGDAIFSIAKSKTHPFIVHAEGFSTKVLGTVFKVSQSGKKKAVDLYEGKVAVSSAGVPVSYLKPNQKWTNLGVARTTAIISFAPDGVSGKQHPKLLSLSFNDVSLKEVITVLEGNYGTKIHYPKEAEDKKITADFTGGTVSENIEALAFILGFEVQKNDNAYILK
- a CDS encoding NAD(P)/FAD-dependent oxidoreductase produces the protein MIETDILIIGAGPVGLFTVFEAGLLKMHCHIIDALPQMGGQLSELYPKKPIFDIPGFPSVLAGELVDNLYEQIKQFEPGFTLYETAVHLLKLEENLFEVITDKGTKHRAKAVVIAGGLGSFEPKKPPIENISLYEDCGVNYFIKRPEDYAGKRVVIAGGGDSALDWTIHLAEIASSLTLIHRRNEFRGALDSVEKVKKLKHERKINLITPAEVIGIKGEGSLQEIVVEKEGAIQTIDTDYFIPLFGLVPKLGPLVEWGLELEKNAIKVDNSTDFQTNIGGVYAVGDINTYPFKMKLILCGFHEAAIACQSIYQRLNPNKKFVLKYTTVSGIEGFDGTKKQAEKQVVATID
- a CDS encoding DUF2480 family protein, coding for MDTQVFVNKAAASGIIAFDFLDYKPTTEIVELDIKDHLFMGMIVKEKEFKESISAADYSVYQNKAVGIICSTDAIIPPWAYMLLMEKLSPYAVYVDLKSAETVLLDLWKRRMTYADLKHFKDQKVVVRASNSHDPALYVLATELLKPLVKSLMYGEIGLPKVIFKK
- a CDS encoding 4Fe-4S dicluster domain-containing protein; amino-acid sequence: MAIKITDACINCGACEPECPNSAIYEGAIDWRWQDKTKLSGHINFPDGTEGDAATYNPAVSDDVYYIVSGKCTECKGFHEEPQCKAVCPVDCCIDDPDHRETEEVLLDRQKFMHGA
- a CDS encoding NADPH-dependent FMN reductase, with product MKAIIFNGSLERRTESTSGLISAYLSEQLEALGIRTDIFTLADSGIPLFDVTLTKTPLAVERMTQLFQDADFHFWLAPLYHGSIPGVMKNCLDWLEVTANSYEPYLTDKTIGLVCWADGLQAMQGINAMDAIAKSLRAWPLPFSVPILRTFLFDNENPKQISAFYTSKLDKLINIATTKKIEKKIINQS
- a CDS encoding helix-turn-helix transcriptional regulator, with translation MKKPAGDRILMFLKMRGEATSLLIAKELSITKEGARKHLLNLAEAGLIEPTMKSEGVGRPSTYYTLTDKGLAQFPDTHAEVTVQLLQSVKNLLGENALDLLITDREKNTYERYEKAISKTKTLEERLEVLAEARSKEGYMAEWKKEGKEYFLIENHCPICAAATECQGFCRAELSNFQSLIGSEYTVERVDHIISGGQRCVYKISQ
- the hxpB gene encoding hexitol phosphatase HxpB; translation: MALKAVIFDMDGVLVDSEGFWAKAEREVFSSYGVQITDELAAQTKYMTTKQVTEFWYGRFPWENLDVPTLEQEVVSRVIELIRSEDCTMSGIQEFIKDIKSKEYKIGLATNAPLRVADAVLEKLQVRDYFDTVHSSEFEEQGKPYPAVYLSSARQLGIPPEYCIAIEDSHSGLKAAKAAGMKTVVFTNNVEIINFEHADYKILNFESAQLPAF
- a CDS encoding RNA polymerase sigma factor; translated protein: MSLTDSTLLKKIKSGDRPAFMLMYDRYWDSLYRFVFVRTKDKEVSEELLQNLWIKILENTEMIQTDESGSAKGYLLRHLHYRILDYYNSFKKIPPTLSIDEFDIPAEIDASDTEYFEILEENEISALLSMIDKVVSQLPPTEQQVYEMRIRRNMSVQETAEELGISNKTVSNKLSKALGEIREQLNPDYQSSKKLISILMLMEILTKY
- a CDS encoding ketopantoate reductase family protein, yielding MNKKHIVVVGLGGVGGYFGFKINQINETSGKYTVSFVARGETYDKVKENGLVLLSPEHSNNRTHPNAIEQNISDLKNPDLVLICVKEYDLENVCRQLKEVITKDTILLPMMNGADIYDRIRKIIPDHVILPTCIYVASHIKERGTVEHKGKAGKMIVGRDPEHFSSDIVWVTDLLQESKIDFDFKDNSTTDIWTKFIFIASFGLVTAKHNSSIGTVCTDEEQKQEATEIMKEIKQIANQKEIHLAEDIIEKTFEKASTFPFETPTSLQLDIHSGKKENELELFAGAVLKYGKEVNMETPYTEKIYNEIKEK
- a CDS encoding superoxide dismutase produces the protein MKPFTLPQLSYAYDALEPFIDKNTMTIHHQRHHQAYVDNLNAALEQTNETNPDLNSLLQRISEYSPAVRNNGGGHFNHSLFWEILSPQPKLTPEGKLNETIISTFGSLDELKAEMKKAGLGQFGSGWVWLFVKFNGSLAVSSTPNQDNPMMDVLPVNRGFPILGIDVWEHAYYLAYQNKRADYLDSFWSVLDWTSVEKKYEEALSKIR